The Candidatus Bathyarchaeota archaeon genome includes a window with the following:
- the cofE gene encoding coenzyme F420-0:L-glutamate ligase, with protein MTFTVHGLSGIPNIREGDDLAEIIVEAASRQGLKIMDGDILVVAQKIVSKSEGRIVDLRSVAPSPFARRLAKRTGKNPSHIEVILSQTKEIVRMVGRHLITETHQGFVCANAGVDKSNIEGEWAVSLLPKDPDSSAQRLRRRIKEISGSDVAVIISDTFGRPWRLGQTNLAIGVSGMKPLIDYRGCDDMYGRKLRLTVMAVADELASAGELVMGKAGGIPVALIRGYVYERGEDGARNMIRPRELDLFR; from the coding sequence ATGACATTCACCGTTCATGGGTTGAGTGGGATTCCGAATATACGTGAAGGTGACGATCTGGCTGAGATCATAGTTGAGGCGGCTAGCAGGCAAGGTCTCAAGATAATGGATGGGGATATTCTGGTTGTAGCCCAGAAAATAGTATCGAAGTCTGAGGGGAGGATAGTCGACCTGAGGAGTGTAGCCCCCTCACCATTCGCGAGGAGGTTGGCAAAGAGGACGGGGAAGAACCCATCCCATATCGAGGTTATATTGAGCCAGACGAAGGAGATAGTGAGAATGGTGGGGCGACACCTCATAACGGAGACACATCAAGGGTTTGTATGTGCAAATGCAGGTGTTGACAAGTCTAACATCGAAGGTGAATGGGCGGTCTCACTTTTACCGAAGGACCCCGATTCTTCAGCCCAGCGTCTGAGGAGGAGGATAAAGGAGATCTCGGGTTCCGACGTTGCCGTGATCATTTCTGACACATTCGGCAGGCCATGGAGGCTCGGCCAGACAAACCTCGCCATCGGAGTATCAGGGATGAAACCCCTCATCGACTATCGAGGATGCGATGATATGTATGGCCGAAAACTCAGATTGACCGTGATGGCAGTAGCCGACGAACTTGCCTCAGCAGGCGAACTTGTAATGGGGAAGGCTGGAGGTATCCCAGTAGCGTTGATTAGAGGTTACGTATATGAGAGGGGGGAGGATGGTGCAAGAAACATGATCAGACCGAGGGAACTCGACCTCTTCAGGTAG
- a CDS encoding DUF4445 domain-containing protein has protein sequence MRRVRVNVMEGENLLETLRSAGYGIMSMCGGRGLCGKCRVVVRSGMSSLTAPSTAENASLTEEELNSGYRLACQARSTKPSMLEVDIPPESLEVRMKLLASGLTPTLSLKPTVIKIFVKVKPPTIRDVESDLRRIEKALESKGFRRLRIGYETLKVLPEILRVDGWKVTVSIFRGREIVGVEAGDRTGECYGFAVDIGTTKISGYLVDLVRGEVAESVSCPNPQIRFGADIISRMSYAMNSVEAMDELRRCVVDAINVMVEKACLKVGCSPGGIFDFAIAGNTAMHHLFLGLPTRYLSLSPYPPVSSRGLEFEASKLGLKGAPESKAYLFPIVAGFVGGDAVADMIATRIYSDRRMSLLIDIGTNAEIILGNRDGLYACSCASGPAFEGAHIKHGMAAMDGAIEKIWIDPETLQVNYKVIGGVKPVGICGSAVVDGVAWMLRVGIIDSKGRMVKGSRMFRMKIEDGLPAIVVASKDEAGIDRDIVITQQDVREIQLAKAAVYTGISILMRRAKVKPIDVEKVYLAGAFGTFIDPESARDIGMLPEIPLGRVRFVGNTAGAGARMALISSQTRELAERILRRVKYVELAADRDFQREFVDALELPNRRRELFPTVTRIIERNISRIMRDCKPESRRREQA, from the coding sequence ATGAGAAGGGTTAGGGTCAATGTTATGGAGGGTGAGAACCTCCTTGAAACTCTCAGATCTGCAGGATATGGAATAATGTCGATGTGTGGAGGGCGGGGGCTGTGTGGAAAATGTAGAGTCGTCGTCAGGTCTGGGATGAGTAGCCTAACAGCCCCATCCACTGCCGAGAATGCAAGTCTCACAGAGGAGGAGTTGAATTCAGGTTACAGATTGGCTTGCCAAGCGAGGTCAACTAAACCATCAATGTTGGAGGTAGATATTCCACCTGAAAGTCTAGAGGTAAGGATGAAACTCTTAGCCTCAGGCCTAACTCCGACTCTGAGTTTGAAGCCGACTGTAATAAAGATCTTTGTCAAGGTCAAACCTCCAACCATCAGAGATGTAGAGTCTGATCTACGGCGCATCGAGAAAGCCCTCGAATCCAAGGGGTTCCGCAGACTCCGCATAGGATATGAGACTTTGAAGGTTCTGCCTGAGATTTTGAGGGTAGACGGATGGAAGGTCACCGTATCAATATTCAGAGGTAGGGAGATAGTTGGAGTTGAGGCTGGAGATAGAACCGGTGAATGTTACGGGTTTGCTGTAGACATAGGGACGACCAAGATCTCAGGGTACCTTGTAGATTTGGTGAGAGGTGAGGTTGCTGAATCGGTTTCCTGCCCCAACCCTCAGATCAGGTTCGGCGCAGACATCATCTCAAGAATGAGCTACGCTATGAACAGTGTGGAGGCGATGGATGAGCTCAGAAGATGCGTAGTTGATGCTATCAACGTGATGGTTGAGAAGGCATGCCTCAAAGTCGGATGTTCACCGGGTGGGATATTTGACTTCGCCATAGCAGGGAATACTGCGATGCACCATCTCTTCCTCGGACTACCTACAAGATATTTATCACTCTCCCCTTATCCTCCTGTCTCAAGTAGAGGGTTGGAGTTTGAGGCTTCTAAACTGGGTTTGAAGGGGGCTCCAGAATCTAAGGCATACCTATTTCCGATAGTAGCAGGCTTCGTCGGTGGGGACGCTGTTGCTGACATGATCGCTACTAGAATATATTCAGATAGACGGATGTCTCTGCTCATAGATATTGGAACGAACGCTGAAATAATCTTGGGAAATAGGGATGGGCTCTACGCATGTTCATGTGCTTCAGGACCAGCCTTCGAGGGGGCCCATATTAAGCATGGGATGGCGGCCATGGATGGGGCTATTGAGAAGATATGGATAGACCCCGAGACCCTCCAGGTCAATTATAAGGTGATCGGGGGTGTGAAGCCTGTTGGGATATGCGGCTCCGCTGTCGTGGATGGCGTAGCATGGATGTTGAGGGTTGGAATAATCGACTCCAAAGGCCGCATGGTTAAGGGGAGTAGAATGTTCAGAATGAAGATAGAGGATGGTCTCCCTGCTATTGTGGTAGCTTCTAAGGATGAGGCTGGTATCGATAGGGATATAGTCATAACCCAGCAGGATGTTAGGGAGATTCAGCTTGCCAAGGCAGCTGTTTACACAGGCATCTCGATCCTGATGAGGCGGGCCAAGGTCAAACCTATAGATGTTGAGAAGGTCTACCTGGCAGGGGCATTCGGAACATTCATAGACCCTGAGAGTGCAAGGGACATCGGGATGTTGCCTGAGATCCCTCTTGGGAGGGTTAGGTTCGTAGGAAACACGGCAGGTGCAGGAGCAAGAATGGCACTTATATCGAGTCAGACAAGGGAGTTGGCTGAGAGAATATTAAGGAGAGTTAAATATGTGGAGTTAGCTGCAGACAGAGACTTCCAGAGGGAGTTTGTGGATGCCCTTGAGCTTCCAAACAGGAGGAGGGAACTATTTCCAACAGTAACCCGCATCATCGAGCGGAACATATCGAGAATCATGAGAGATTGTAAGCCTGAGAGCAGGAGAAGAGAACAAGCATAG
- a CDS encoding orotidine 5'-phosphate decarboxylase codes for MPCFKESIKKVSESSGTNLVLALDIQGRDPQTLLWRCIQILDEVAPYICAVKINKPLVLSLSLKGGVSKILDYAHNLGLMTIMDEKLNDVSHINLEIAEHYFEAGFDALIANPFVGWDGGLNSIFSLAKRTCKGVLLLVYMSHGGAAEGYGQTVIDPETGETKPQYIIFAEEALAWGADGAIVGATQPDKVRAVRNILQGWVPIYSPGVIAQGGDPSIAVSAGADYIIVGRAICESVSPRDSAFSLRERIAKISRSD; via the coding sequence TTGCCTTGTTTCAAAGAGTCTATAAAGAAAGTATCTGAAAGCTCAGGGACAAACCTGGTCCTAGCCTTAGACATTCAAGGTCGAGACCCCCAGACTCTGCTATGGAGGTGTATTCAAATTCTTGATGAGGTTGCACCTTACATCTGCGCTGTAAAGATCAACAAGCCGCTGGTCCTGAGTCTCAGCTTAAAGGGCGGTGTCTCAAAAATTCTGGATTACGCTCACAACCTTGGGCTGATGACTATAATGGATGAGAAGTTGAATGATGTGTCTCACATAAACCTGGAGATTGCTGAACATTATTTCGAAGCAGGCTTCGATGCGTTGATCGCTAACCCTTTCGTAGGTTGGGACGGAGGATTGAACTCCATATTCAGCTTAGCCAAGAGAACATGCAAAGGTGTACTGCTTCTCGTTTATATGAGTCACGGAGGGGCTGCTGAGGGTTATGGGCAGACTGTGATCGATCCAGAGACTGGGGAGACTAAGCCCCAATATATCATCTTTGCTGAGGAGGCTTTGGCTTGGGGTGCCGATGGGGCGATAGTAGGTGCCACCCAACCCGATAAGGTGAGAGCTGTGAGAAACATTTTGCAAGGGTGGGTTCCAATATATTCTCCTGGCGTTATCGCTCAGGGAGGGGACCCATCAATAGCTGTCAGTGCTGGGGCAGACTACATAATTGTGGGTAGAGCGATCTGTGAATCTGTCTCTCCAAGGGATTCTGCATTCTCCCTGAGGGAAAGAATTGCAAAGATTTCTAGGTCAGATTGA
- a CDS encoding DegT/DnrJ/EryC1/StrS family aminotransferase: MEQALIEQALKYGWSELHMKVVLKINQPNLGEEEVEAATDVLREGILTHKTGAGPRVLQFEREFASYVGARFAVAVNSGTAALHASLLASDVGPGDEVLLPSFTFSATAEAILLAGAKPVFVDIDPKTYCMDVENIEEKITRRTKAIIPVHLYGLPADVDPINEIARRNDIVVIEDGAQAHGAEYQKRKIGSISDMTCFSFYSTKNMTTGEGGMITTNDGEIAEKLRAIRSHGEDRPYTSSRLGHNYRMPELSAAIGSVQLKKLPTFIERRVKNAFYLTKSLENIEGLELPSEPENRKHAWNLYTIRLRGSNAGKRNRIVQRLRSRNIEATVYYETPIHFMPLYRRFRSHLPETERAARQVLSLPVHPSITLKDLDRIATEMKRIILER; the protein is encoded by the coding sequence ATGGAACAAGCCTTAATTGAGCAAGCTCTGAAATATGGTTGGTCTGAGCTGCATATGAAGGTCGTTTTGAAGATAAACCAGCCGAACTTGGGTGAGGAGGAGGTTGAGGCTGCGACCGATGTGTTACGTGAGGGCATTCTAACACATAAGACCGGTGCTGGACCGAGGGTTCTACAATTTGAGAGGGAGTTCGCCAGTTATGTCGGAGCCAGATTCGCTGTCGCAGTCAATAGTGGAACAGCAGCACTGCATGCCTCACTGCTTGCTTCCGATGTAGGTCCTGGGGATGAAGTCCTCCTCCCATCATTCACATTCTCTGCCACAGCGGAAGCTATTCTCCTTGCAGGTGCGAAGCCTGTCTTCGTCGATATAGATCCGAAGACTTACTGTATGGATGTTGAAAATATTGAGGAGAAGATAACTAGAAGAACTAAAGCAATAATCCCTGTTCACTTATACGGCCTGCCTGCGGATGTGGATCCTATAAATGAGATTGCTAGAAGAAATGATATTGTGGTTATTGAGGACGGAGCCCAGGCCCATGGGGCTGAGTATCAGAAGAGGAAGATTGGATCGATAAGCGACATGACTTGCTTCAGCTTCTATAGTACAAAGAACATGACCACAGGGGAGGGCGGGATGATCACTACAAACGATGGCGAGATAGCTGAGAAGCTCAGGGCAATAAGGTCCCATGGGGAGGATAGGCCGTACACGTCCTCTAGGTTAGGCCACAATTATAGAATGCCAGAACTCTCAGCAGCTATAGGGAGTGTACAACTTAAGAAGCTTCCAACTTTCATAGAGAGGCGTGTAAAGAACGCTTTCTACCTCACAAAGAGTCTCGAGAACATTGAGGGACTTGAACTACCTTCAGAGCCAGAGAATAGAAAGCATGCTTGGAATCTATATACTATCAGGTTGAGAGGGTCGAACGCAGGAAAGAGAAATAGGATCGTTCAGAGACTTAGGTCTAGAAACATAGAGGCGACAGTATACTATGAGACTCCTATACACTTTATGCCTCTCTACCGAAGGTTCAGGTCACATTTACCAGAGACTGAAAGGGCTGCAAGGCAGGTGCTGTCCCTTCCAGTCCACCCATCAATCACTCTGAAGGATTTAGATAGGATCGCAACTGAGATGAAGAGAATAATCCTTGAGAGGTAA
- a CDS encoding TCP-1/cpn60 chaperonin family protein codes for MPQLSGQPILILKEGATRTRGREAQRANIMAARIVSEALKTSLGPRGMDKMLVDSIGEVTVTNDGATVLKEISVEHPAARMMVEVAKTQDQEVGDGTTTAVVIAGELLTRAQALMEKGIHPTTLVEGFSVACEKARSYLDEISVRVKPTDKGMLRKIAEIAMATKTLAGEKDMLAEIASEAVLAVADKKGEKYMVDIEDVKIEKKAGGSLSDTKLVKGIVVDKEIVHARMPKRVEKAKIAMIIKPFEIEKPEFDSKLSIENPEQLEAFINREEKLLEEMVEKLAGTGANVLFCQRGIDDAAQYYMAKRGILATRRVKVADMERLAKATGGKVVTEVTHLQESDLGYADVVEEVKVGKDRMLFVEGCKNPRSVTIMVRGGNERMVYEAERAIHDAICVVRDVVQEPRIVAGGGAPEAEVARRLRDYARKTPGRLQLPILAFAEALESIPMILAENAGLDPIDILVEMRARHDKGEIWSGVDPVKGKVVDMYKIGVYEPLSVKRQALLSAAEAANMILRIDDLIAVGKSKSETPSKGSEEGAGEEES; via the coding sequence ATGCCTCAACTTTCTGGTCAGCCGATATTAATATTGAAGGAGGGCGCAACTAGAACACGTGGACGAGAGGCTCAACGTGCCAATATTATGGCAGCCCGTATAGTCAGCGAAGCTTTAAAGACTTCTCTAGGTCCAAGGGGAATGGATAAGATGCTTGTCGATAGTATAGGAGAGGTCACGGTTACAAACGATGGGGCAACCGTTTTAAAGGAGATATCTGTCGAGCACCCGGCGGCTAGGATGATGGTTGAGGTTGCAAAGACGCAGGATCAAGAGGTTGGCGATGGAACAACGACAGCTGTCGTGATCGCCGGAGAATTATTAACTCGGGCTCAAGCTCTGATGGAGAAGGGAATTCACCCGACTACACTTGTTGAAGGATTCTCGGTCGCCTGCGAGAAGGCTAGGAGCTACTTGGACGAAATAAGCGTTAGAGTCAAACCCACCGACAAGGGGATGCTCAGAAAGATAGCTGAGATTGCTATGGCCACTAAGACCTTAGCTGGTGAGAAGGATATGTTGGCAGAGATCGCCTCAGAGGCGGTTCTTGCGGTTGCAGATAAGAAGGGTGAAAAGTATATGGTTGATATTGAAGATGTTAAGATTGAGAAGAAAGCAGGCGGTAGCCTATCCGACACAAAACTGGTTAAGGGTATCGTTGTAGATAAAGAGATAGTTCATGCAAGGATGCCTAAACGTGTTGAGAAAGCCAAGATAGCCATGATTATAAAACCATTCGAAATCGAGAAGCCAGAGTTTGATTCAAAATTGTCAATCGAGAATCCTGAACAGCTTGAAGCATTCATAAATAGAGAGGAGAAGCTTCTGGAGGAGATGGTAGAGAAACTCGCCGGCACTGGAGCTAATGTTTTATTCTGTCAGAGAGGGATAGATGATGCGGCTCAATATTACATGGCTAAGAGAGGTATTCTCGCGACGAGGAGGGTTAAAGTCGCCGATATGGAGCGTCTTGCAAAAGCGACAGGAGGTAAGGTCGTGACCGAGGTTACTCATCTCCAAGAGAGCGACTTAGGTTATGCCGATGTTGTCGAGGAGGTTAAAGTGGGTAAAGATAGGATGCTATTCGTTGAAGGATGCAAGAATCCTAGGTCAGTCACAATCATGGTTCGAGGTGGAAATGAGAGAATGGTATACGAAGCTGAGAGGGCTATACACGATGCGATATGTGTCGTTCGAGATGTTGTTCAAGAGCCGAGGATTGTGGCTGGCGGGGGGGCTCCTGAAGCTGAGGTTGCTAGACGTCTCAGGGACTATGCCAGAAAGACTCCAGGTAGATTACAGCTCCCCATATTGGCGTTCGCTGAAGCTCTGGAGTCTATACCAATGATCTTGGCTGAGAACGCTGGTTTAGACCCAATTGACATCTTGGTTGAGATGAGAGCAAGACACGATAAGGGTGAAATCTGGTCCGGCGTCGATCCTGTTAAGGGAAAAGTAGTCGACATGTATAAGATAGGTGTCTATGAACCTTTGTCTGTTAAGAGGCAGGCCCTACTCTCGGCAGCAGAGGCTGCGAACATGATACTGCGGATAGATGATCTCATTGCCGTAGGTAAATCTAAAAGTGAAACGCCATCTAAAGGTTCAGAGGAGGGTGCTGGTGAAGAAGAGTCCTAA
- a CDS encoding DNA-directed RNA polymerase subunit K, translating into MKKSPKSQSQIIIGPPKLTRFEKARVVGARALQIAMGAPVLIDLDQTKRTPIDIALAELEAGVLPISIMRRLPDGTSQTIPLKLIAEKEKWRS; encoded by the coding sequence GTGAAGAAGAGTCCTAAAAGCCAATCACAGATCATTATAGGGCCACCTAAACTCACAAGGTTTGAGAAAGCTAGGGTGGTCGGTGCGAGGGCCTTGCAGATAGCGATGGGTGCACCGGTACTTATAGATCTGGATCAGACTAAAAGGACACCTATAGACATCGCCTTGGCTGAACTCGAGGCTGGTGTTCTCCCAATCAGCATAATGAGACGTCTACCTGATGGGACAAGCCAAACCATCCCCTTAAAACTGATAGCTGAAAAAGAGAAATGGCGTTCATAG
- a CDS encoding GNAT family N-acetyltransferase has translation MNLVSEVIFRRFTTMDLERVMEINRTCLPENYSAHFFLDIYANCPEAFIVAEVDREVVGYVMCRMESGFSDLGGFRLVRKGHIVSLAVKSNFRRRGIATTLMSSAISALTAQGASEAFVEVRVTNGPAINLYQKLGFRIVKRVPRYYLDGVDAYVMSISTSQFRGSYM, from the coding sequence ATGAACTTAGTCTCTGAAGTTATTTTCAGAAGGTTTACAACAATGGACCTTGAGAGAGTTATGGAGATCAATAGGACTTGCCTTCCTGAAAACTACAGCGCACATTTTTTCCTCGACATTTATGCTAATTGTCCAGAGGCTTTCATAGTTGCGGAGGTTGATCGGGAGGTTGTCGGATATGTTATGTGCCGAATGGAGAGTGGCTTCTCTGACCTCGGTGGATTTAGGTTGGTGAGGAAGGGGCACATAGTCTCTCTTGCAGTCAAATCGAACTTCAGAAGAAGAGGGATTGCAACAACCCTTATGTCATCCGCAATTTCAGCCCTCACAGCTCAAGGCGCATCGGAAGCCTTCGTTGAGGTCAGGGTCACAAACGGACCAGCTATAAACCTGTATCAGAAACTTGGATTCAGAATAGTCAAAAGGGTCCCTAGATATTACTTGGATGGAGTAGATGCTTACGTCATGTCTATATCTACCAGCCAATTCAGAGGGTCCTACATGTAA
- a CDS encoding site-2 protease family protein yields MSSSPSFVLRYVSDYSLADLKSIVSEFFNVKDAFIDVAGNPTFILQIEHVKLKFKEFSKRMLDLQLFPILRRSETSLVLKVFSRPKPKQERKGLGLILFIATLTTIFIAGYVLWTGNRLWNEILMPNYNPYIQAAIYTACLASIIGSHELGHKIACSRHALSASTPYFIPGFPPFGTFGAIISLKDPPANRDELFDIGVSGPLSGFIVMMLVILISMILGVQVPESQAKALEEQNLVGPVYWPNSPLIFIGLFWIVESLKIVTMPQGWTLILGQTLFAAWVGSLVTFLNLLPIWQLDGGHISRAVFSRKGHRYTSILGLGILILSGYWFFALFLIFLMAASKHAWSAAEPLEDVSPLSKSRKLFYAVILFILILCFVTPPI; encoded by the coding sequence TTGAGCAGTTCCCCATCCTTTGTACTTCGGTATGTCTCGGATTACTCACTCGCCGACCTTAAGTCAATAGTGAGCGAGTTTTTCAACGTAAAGGATGCTTTCATCGATGTTGCTGGAAATCCAACATTCATCCTTCAGATAGAGCATGTAAAATTGAAATTTAAAGAATTCTCGAAGAGGATGCTGGATCTCCAGCTTTTTCCAATTCTAAGGCGGAGTGAAACTTCCCTTGTCCTGAAGGTCTTCAGCAGGCCCAAGCCCAAACAGGAGAGGAAGGGTTTAGGATTGATTCTTTTTATCGCAACCCTGACGACGATATTCATTGCAGGCTACGTATTATGGACTGGAAATAGGCTCTGGAATGAGATATTGATGCCAAACTATAATCCCTATATCCAAGCCGCTATCTACACTGCTTGTCTGGCATCAATTATAGGTTCCCATGAGCTTGGGCATAAGATAGCATGTTCCAGACATGCCCTATCTGCGTCAACACCTTATTTCATACCGGGTTTTCCACCGTTCGGTACCTTCGGCGCGATAATCTCCCTTAAAGATCCTCCAGCAAATAGGGATGAACTATTCGACATAGGCGTATCGGGTCCGCTATCAGGATTCATAGTGATGATGCTTGTCATACTCATTAGCATGATTCTAGGGGTTCAGGTTCCTGAATCTCAGGCTAAAGCCCTTGAAGAGCAGAATCTTGTCGGACCGGTTTATTGGCCCAATTCACCACTAATCTTCATAGGTCTATTCTGGATTGTTGAATCCCTCAAAATCGTCACTATGCCGCAGGGGTGGACCCTAATTCTCGGCCAGACACTATTCGCTGCATGGGTGGGTTCCCTAGTTACCTTTCTGAATCTTCTACCAATATGGCAACTCGATGGAGGGCACATATCCAGAGCTGTCTTCAGCCGTAAAGGCCATCGGTACACGTCCATATTAGGGCTTGGAATACTTATTTTGAGTGGGTACTGGTTCTTTGCTCTCTTCCTAATTTTCCTGATGGCTGCCAGTAAACATGCATGGTCTGCAGCGGAACCCCTTGAGGACGTATCGCCTCTGTCCAAAAGCCGGAAACTATTCTATGCTGTGATTCTATTTATCTTGATACTATGCTTTGTAACCCCTCCAATCTAA
- a CDS encoding restriction endonuclease: MNLRSRIQIILTIIDITKESSNVPIIRIANIARCPLETVEDTAKWLESKGLLTFEPPMIEIKREGRISLALEAVSAGRDPEVVCRRLGFREFEDIVAEAFKLNGFQTLTRYVFKHKGRRYEIDVLAFRGMKALCVDCKQWKRVARSKLKEALRMQMERVEALTAELNSKRLDSIISIDGETQILPVILTLVDTEMTIIDRVPIVPVTRLGRFLDEFDFHLDKLVHFKVKFKN; encoded by the coding sequence ATGAATCTACGATCAAGAATCCAGATAATTCTCACAATCATTGACATAACAAAAGAGTCATCGAATGTTCCAATCATACGTATAGCCAACATTGCAAGATGTCCGCTTGAGACCGTTGAAGATACAGCAAAATGGCTTGAGTCAAAAGGGCTGCTTACCTTCGAGCCTCCCATGATTGAGATAAAACGTGAGGGGAGGATAAGTCTCGCTCTCGAAGCAGTGAGTGCAGGAAGGGATCCAGAGGTTGTCTGCCGACGTCTAGGCTTCAGAGAGTTTGAAGACATAGTGGCCGAGGCCTTTAAACTGAATGGGTTCCAAACCTTAACCAGATATGTATTCAAACATAAGGGGAGAAGATATGAGATTGATGTTCTTGCATTTAGAGGTATGAAAGCTCTCTGCGTCGACTGTAAGCAATGGAAGAGAGTTGCCAGAAGCAAGTTGAAGGAGGCGTTGAGAATGCAGATGGAAAGGGTGGAGGCATTGACAGCAGAACTGAATTCAAAAAGGTTAGATTCAATTATCTCAATAGATGGAGAGACTCAAATTCTTCCAGTTATCCTTACTTTGGTCGACACGGAGATGACGATCATCGATAGAGTTCCAATAGTTCCCGTCACAAGACTTGGAAGATTTCTAGATGAATTTGACTTTCATCTGGATAAACTGGTGCATTTCAAAGTGAAATTCAAGAATTGA
- a CDS encoding bifunctional 5,6,7,8-tetrahydromethanopterin hydro-lyase/3-hexulose-6-phosphate synthase yields MYLIGEALVGKEPEVAHVDLIIGSKDGPVGQAFASNLGNYSAGHTPLLAVIRPNLPSKPYTLIIPKVTVKDISEAAKIFGPAQAAVAKAIADSVEEGIIPKDVVEDWVVLCSVFVHPEAKDYRKIYQYNYGATKLALRRALNKYPPLEKIMFDKDRARHPVMGFRVPRLWMPPYLQIALDIPDLERTKKIISEVPKSDRVIFEAGTPLIKKYGTGVIQELREVARDVFIVADLKTLDVGQVEVDLAFEETADAVVASGLASKDTIDKFIYEAKRLGIYAFVDMMDVQNPVGVLESLNDLPDVVIIHRGIDEERGGRTRWELIKEIKSKFKDRKILVAVAGGIDPSNVPAALKAGADILIVGRYITQSRDVEHASKEFL; encoded by the coding sequence ATGTATCTGATAGGTGAGGCCCTAGTCGGCAAGGAGCCTGAGGTCGCCCATGTAGACCTGATAATAGGTAGTAAAGATGGTCCCGTAGGTCAAGCTTTTGCAAGTAATTTGGGGAACTATTCAGCAGGTCATACCCCCCTACTCGCTGTGATCAGACCAAACCTTCCATCAAAACCTTACACTCTCATCATACCAAAAGTTACGGTCAAAGACATATCTGAAGCTGCCAAAATCTTTGGACCAGCCCAAGCAGCTGTGGCGAAGGCAATCGCCGACTCTGTTGAAGAGGGTATAATTCCGAAGGATGTTGTTGAAGACTGGGTTGTATTATGCAGTGTCTTCGTCCATCCGGAAGCAAAGGACTACAGAAAGATCTACCAGTACAATTACGGAGCAACGAAACTCGCTCTCAGAAGGGCTTTAAATAAGTATCCACCTCTTGAGAAGATCATGTTCGATAAGGACAGGGCCAGACATCCGGTGATGGGCTTCAGGGTTCCGAGACTATGGATGCCACCATACCTCCAGATCGCACTCGACATACCAGACCTGGAGAGAACGAAGAAGATAATCTCAGAAGTTCCGAAGAGTGACAGGGTTATCTTCGAGGCGGGAACACCATTAATAAAGAAGTATGGTACAGGTGTTATCCAAGAACTTAGGGAAGTTGCAAGAGACGTCTTCATAGTTGCAGATCTGAAGACTCTCGATGTCGGTCAGGTCGAGGTAGACCTTGCCTTCGAGGAGACAGCAGATGCAGTTGTAGCTTCAGGTCTAGCCTCTAAAGATACTATTGACAAATTCATATATGAAGCAAAAAGACTCGGCATATACGCATTCGTGGACATGATGGATGTCCAAAACCCAGTAGGTGTCCTGGAATCACTCAACGATCTACCAGACGTAGTAATAATCCATAGAGGGATAGATGAAGAGCGTGGTGGGAGGACTAGGTGGGAACTCATAAAGGAGATAAAGAGCAAGTTCAAAGACAGAAAGATATTGGTCGCCGTCGCAGGTGGTATAGATCCGAGTAACGTTCCAGCAGCCCTGAAAGCTGGGGCAGACATATTGATTGTTGGAAGATACATTACCCAGTCACGGGATGTCGAACATGCATCCAAAGAATTTTTGAA
- a CDS encoding nitroreductase family protein: MEVFEAIRGRRSVRSFLDRDVSKSQLERIIECGTLAPSAGNIQPWEFIVVRSPERKKALARAALDQEFIEEAPIVIVVVADQARSARVYGRRGAELFSIQDTAAAIQNMLLAAHSMGLGTCWVGAFDEDEVSKVVKVGASLKPVAIIPVGYPRYYPAPVGRRPISKVTHEEVYSSEKNQRR, translated from the coding sequence TTGGAGGTCTTTGAAGCTATAAGGGGTAGGAGAAGCGTCAGAAGCTTCCTTGACAGAGATGTCTCTAAAAGTCAGTTGGAGAGAATAATTGAATGTGGAACTCTGGCTCCTAGCGCAGGTAATATCCAACCATGGGAATTCATCGTAGTCAGGTCACCTGAAAGGAAAAAGGCCTTGGCAAGAGCAGCTTTGGACCAAGAATTTATTGAAGAGGCACCCATCGTTATAGTAGTTGTGGCAGATCAAGCCAGATCAGCTAGAGTCTACGGTAGGAGAGGAGCAGAGCTCTTCTCAATACAAGACACAGCAGCTGCAATCCAGAACATGCTCCTCGCAGCCCATAGTATGGGCCTTGGCACATGCTGGGTAGGTGCCTTCGATGAAGATGAAGTGTCGAAGGTAGTTAAGGTAGGCGCATCCTTAAAACCCGTTGCCATAATACCTGTAGGCTACCCTAGATATTACCCGGCGCCGGTTGGGCGGAGACCAATCTCAAAGGTAACGCATGAGGAGGTTTACAGTTCCGAGAAGAATCAAAGAAGATGA